The DNA region CATGACTTGTTTACCATGGTAGACGGTGATATCAATTTCCATTGAACGTCTAGAGACATCTAGGAATTCTAGCACAACATCGATGGTAGATTGTAAAGGTACTAATTTTAAATAGTAAGCATTCACCTTATCGACCACAATGGATTTATCTTGCATCTTCTTCACAAATTGTTTTACCGATAGTTGGATAATACTATGTTGTAAGGCATTAGATAAAGCCCCAAAATCATTGGTTAATGACACATCACTCAGGAATCGGTAACGCGCTTTTGTCATATCCTCATTTTGATCAACGAATTTCAACTTATCAGCTAATAGCATCTCAATCCGGTTCTCGCTCTGTTCCGTTTGTTGGGTATACTGCAAAGTCCGCAAGACATCTTGTCTAGATAGAATCCCCTGCAAATTATCCGCTTCATCCACAACCGGTAGAATTTCCAAACCATCCCAAATCATCATGTGGGTAATTGACGCCACACTCATTGGCTTCTTAGCCGAAATTGGCGTTGGCGTCATGGCTTTAGCTAAATGGGTATCCGGTGTGAAATCTAGGATATCCTTAGCCGTTAAAATCCCCGCCAATTTACCATCTCTTTCACAAATTGGAAAACGGGTATGCCCCGAGTTTTCTGACAATTGTCGGTAGGCCGTAATCGTATCATCCGTGTATAAAAATTGCGTTTGTTCAAGCGGAATGTAGATATCTTCAACAAGTAAAATATCCTTCTGCATAGACCGCTCAATCATCGCCTTATTGATTAAAGTAGCCGTCGCATAGGTATCGAAGTTGACACTTAAAAGTGGTACTTCCCGCTTGTTAGCCAAGTCCACAATGGTTTCTGACGGCTTAAAACCACCCGAGATTAGAACAGCGACGTCACTTTCCAAGGCAATCCGTTGAATTTCATCGCGGTTACCAACGATAATCAAGGAATCTGGTTCGATATAACGACGCATCCCGTCCGCTTCCATGGCGCCGATAATAAATTTACGGACCTGGCGACTCAGACCTGAAGCCCCGCCTAAAACCTGGCAATCCGTTACCTTGATAATTTCTTCAATCGTTAAATGGTGCATGCGGCGGTTTTCGTTCTCTTCAATTCGGACGGTACCCACTCGCTCTTTGGTCGCCACTAAATGCAAGTTCTCAGCC from Aerococcus urinaeequi includes:
- a CDS encoding DRTGG domain-containing protein; protein product: MATKHEQIIQYIQNLPIDSKISVRSIARNLKVSEGTAYRAIKSAENLHLVATKERVGTVRIEENENRRMHHLTIEEIIKVTDCQVLGGASGLSRQVRKFIIGAMEADGMRRYIEPDSLIIVGNRDEIQRIALESDVAVLISGGFKPSETIVDLANKREVPLLSVNFDTYATATLINKAMIERSMQKDILLVEDIYIPLEQTQFLYTDDTITAYRQLSENSGHTRFPICERDGKLAGILTAKDILDFTPDTHLAKAMTPTPISAKKPMSVASITHMMIWDGLEILPVVDEADNLQGILSRQDVLRTLQYTQQTEQSENRIEMLLADKLKFVDQNEDMTKARYRFLSDVSLTNDFGALSNALQHSIIQLSVKQFVKKMQDKSIVVDKVNAYYLKLVPLQSTIDVVLEFLDVSRRSMEIDITVYHGKQVMTKAMASVKTLTN